Proteins encoded within one genomic window of Diorhabda sublineata isolate icDioSubl1.1 chromosome 1, icDioSubl1.1, whole genome shotgun sequence:
- the LOC130442039 gene encoding THAP domain-containing protein 3-like, producing the protein MPGTRCAVYGCGNTYKTRQQEHEYFIFHRFPKAKDLVSQTMRKEWILRCKREDKFNPDTSYICSVHFTEKDYERDLQNELLGLPLRKILKKTAVPTLGLYSKKSTSEASSSSISSREERLAKRNAKEEVNKLLKVATLTAPINTFSDDTEDHNPKSFGSIQFEEHVPEPSTSSTPNFVPENYDYKALYNESVEKYEKLERQYALLKSRNFETLHK; encoded by the exons atgccTGGTACACGTTGTGCTGTGTATGGTTGTGGTAATACCTATAAAACAAGGCAGCAagaacatgaatattttatatttcatcggTTTCCCAAAGCTAAAGATCTTGTTTCCCAAACTATGAGAAAAGAATGGATATTACGATGCAAACGGGAAGATAAATTTAACCCTGATACTAGCTACATCTGCTCAGTTCATTTCACAGAAAAGGATTATGAAAGAGACTTACAGAATGAATTATTAG GTTTACCActacgaaaaatattgaaaaaaaccgcTGTTCCTACTTTGGgattgtattcaaaaaaatcaacaagtgaAGCTAGTAGTTCAAGCATTAGTTCCAGAGAAGAAAGACTGGCCAAACGAAATGCAAAGGAGGAAGTgaacaaacttttaaaagtagCCACGTTAACAGCTCCtattaatactttttctgaTGATACCGAAGACCATAATCCTAAATCTTTTGGAAGTATTCAGTTTGAAGAGCATGTACCAGAGCCTTCCACTTCATCAACCCCCAACTTTGTCCCAGAAAACTATGATTATAAGGCTTTGTACAATGAGTCTGTagagaaatatgaaaagttaGAAAGACAGTATGCTCTTTTAAAATCCAGAA ACTTCGAGACAttacacaaataa
- the LOC130440993 gene encoding uncharacterized protein LOC130440993, with amino-acid sequence MFFVKSLLVLFLIEYCSSAPHLVDWNDVGRKINEFRNKISTVAQGACGFVNNLPNNNIPGYPNFQPPYNNPFARNFPPSFGPRFPFNFPRYYPSQQVPNRIPFYPKGKSEPEPALPLPISTTAPTVESQTTLEQNDLNINDNKIPEFIPPNDEDNFVVTEYGNNPESRKYDVYSDMF; translated from the exons atgtttttcgtgaAGTCACTTttggtattatttttgattgaatattgtAGTTCTGCACCTCACCTAGTTGACTGGAATGACGTG GGTAGAAAAATCAACGAATTTCGAAACAAAATCTCGACTGTAGCACAAGGAGCCTGCGGTTTTGTGAACAATTTACCGAACAACAACATTCCTGGTTATCCGAATTTCCAACCACCTTACAACAATCCTTTCGCGAGAAATTTCCCACCATCGTTCGGTCCGCGATTTCCTTTTAATTTCCCCCGTTATTATCCCTCCCAACAAGTACCGAATCGAATCCCTTTTTATCCAAAAGGCAAATCTGAACCAGAACCAGCGTTGCCGCTACCAATTTCAACTACAGCTCCAACAGTAGAAAGTCAAACAACTTTAGAACAGAACGATTTGAATATTAACGATAATAAGATTCCAGAATTCATTCCACCAAACGATGAGGATAATTTTGTTGTTACAGAGTATGGAAACAATCCCGAATCTCGAAAATATGATGTCTACAGtgatatgttttaa
- the LOC130440998 gene encoding uncharacterized protein LOC130440998: MCSKIIFFLPLVLLLTFISNDSTQALSINKPHEFRSDVVQTHWPTDKKLPAADVNEEDQPGFWRKQLVRFGEVASKVGNSVGSSASSITRAIDKVCEVVKTVIPLLAAVCHVGQFKFCAATTGAPDELNTAINNGYADLNLPD, translated from the exons ATgtgttccaaaataattttctttctacCTCTTGTATTGTTATTAACTTTTATTAGTAATGATTCAACACAAGCGCTTTCAATTAATAAACCTCACGAATTCAGAAGTGACGTCGTCCAAACGCATTGGCCTACCGACAAAAAGCTTCCAGCTGCTGATGTCAACGAAGAAGATCAGCCTGGATTTTGG AGAAAACAATTGGTAAGATTTGGGGAAGTAGCTAGTAAAGTGGGTAATTCCGTTGGATCTTCGGCATCAAGTATAACAAGAGCGATTGATAAAGTATGTGAAGTTGTCAAAACTGTCATTCCTTTATTAGCTGCAGTATGCCACGTTGGACAGTTTAAATTCTGTGCTGCCACCACTGGAGCTCCCGACGAACTAAATACTGCTATCAATAATGGTTACGCAGATTTAAATTTACcagattaa